One genomic region from Halosolutus amylolyticus encodes:
- a CDS encoding IS5 family transposase yields MQTLPKSRLLRFVEEAFQLAQRAVARYSSKFSKQRYTLHQHIVLLCLKVRKNTTYRTLLDELIEMPCIRNAINLTELPSPSTLCKAFDRLDMAVWRVLLNLSVSLLPTNGVAGIDASGFDRSHASKHYTKRAKLTIQQLKVTLLVDSKVNAVLDLHVTTTRKHDSQIAPSLIKRNPETIDILLGDKGYDDQKIRRLARQHEIRPLIKHREFTPLHKAWNARLDADLYGQRSQSETVNSTLKRKYGAFVRSRRWWKQFRELALACLVHNLDQAI; encoded by the coding sequence ATGCAGACCCTCCCAAAATCTCGGTTGCTTCGATTTGTCGAGGAAGCATTTCAGTTAGCGCAACGTGCTGTAGCTCGATACTCCTCGAAGTTCTCGAAACAACGCTATACGCTCCATCAGCACATCGTTCTCCTCTGTCTCAAGGTTCGGAAGAACACGACCTATCGAACACTCCTCGACGAACTCATCGAAATGCCCTGTATTCGGAACGCGATCAATCTCACTGAACTGCCTTCCCCATCAACACTGTGCAAAGCGTTCGATAGACTCGATATGGCTGTCTGGCGAGTGCTGCTCAATCTCTCTGTTTCACTGCTCCCGACCAACGGCGTTGCGGGAATCGATGCTTCGGGATTCGACCGCAGTCACGCCTCAAAACACTACACGAAACGAGCCAAACTCACGATTCAGCAACTCAAAGTAACACTGCTGGTCGATTCCAAAGTGAACGCAGTCCTTGATTTACACGTGACGACGACACGCAAACACGATAGCCAGATCGCTCCGTCGCTGATCAAACGCAACCCCGAGACTATCGACATCTTGCTCGGGGACAAAGGCTACGACGACCAGAAAATCAGACGGCTTGCCCGTCAACACGAGATTCGTCCACTAATCAAACACCGTGAGTTCACACCGCTTCACAAGGCATGGAACGCACGTTTAGACGCCGACCTCTACGGCCAACGGAGTCAATCAGAGACAGTCAACTCAACGCTCAAGCGGAAGTACGGCGCGTTCGTCCGTTCACGACGCTGGTGGAAGCAGTTCCGTGAACTCGCTCTTGCGTGTCTCGTCCACAATCTTGACCAAGCAATCTAA
- a CDS encoding ATP-binding protein translates to MDQFVNRIDELDRLQALYESDAAELAIIYGRRQIGKSELVRQSIADRDDAVYYQAVQGTATTQLRRFVEAAATTYPDITTVKEEWEPLLTYLTDRDAIIVIDEFPYLIESNEGLPSVIQHLWDTAVDESQATLVLTGSAIGMIHTHVLDGGAPLYGRVSQTPNGRLELTQLSFPSIQEFVPTYDPEERVFVYGVFGGTPRYLSPLDPSQSLGENITRLLCDPDGPLHDEPETVLQMELNEVNTYFSVLESMASGNRSRNEIAQGAGIESTNTSYYFDRLETLQIIEKHHPALADPARSKRTRYQIQDSVFRFYFRYLYGRGGQYELYGENAYADLIEPELPDFVSETFESLCHQAVPALYADYQLTQVPSQWWYKGREVDVVAPTDESTLIAGEAKFTSAPLGYDVLSDLEDDVEHIDWTPTGGGEPTYEFALFSRSGFKRSVEEAADERDDLRLFDLSDIVAVLENGTDQ, encoded by the coding sequence ATGGACCAGTTCGTCAATCGTATCGATGAACTCGATCGGTTGCAGGCCCTCTATGAGAGTGACGCTGCAGAACTCGCAATTATCTATGGGCGCCGCCAGATCGGCAAGAGCGAACTCGTCCGCCAATCGATTGCCGACCGCGACGATGCCGTGTACTATCAGGCAGTCCAAGGAACAGCGACGACACAGCTCAGGCGATTCGTCGAGGCAGCAGCGACGACCTATCCAGACATCACGACGGTCAAAGAAGAATGGGAACCGCTCTTAACGTACCTCACCGACAGAGACGCCATCATCGTCATCGACGAATTCCCGTACCTCATTGAATCGAACGAGGGGCTTCCGTCGGTCATTCAGCACCTGTGGGATACAGCTGTCGACGAGAGTCAGGCGACGCTCGTACTCACAGGCTCTGCAATCGGCATGATTCATACCCACGTCCTCGATGGCGGTGCGCCACTCTACGGCCGGGTCTCCCAGACACCGAATGGCCGCCTCGAACTCACCCAGCTGTCGTTTCCTTCCATCCAAGAGTTCGTGCCGACGTACGATCCCGAAGAACGGGTGTTCGTCTATGGCGTCTTCGGCGGCACACCCCGATATCTCAGCCCTCTCGATCCATCACAGAGCCTCGGAGAGAACATCACGCGGCTGTTGTGCGACCCGGATGGCCCACTCCACGACGAGCCCGAAACCGTCCTCCAGATGGAGCTCAATGAGGTGAATACGTATTTCTCCGTACTGGAATCGATGGCTAGCGGGAACCGCAGTCGAAACGAGATCGCCCAGGGAGCCGGCATCGAGAGCACCAACACGTCGTACTACTTCGACCGGCTGGAAACGCTCCAGATCATCGAGAAACACCATCCAGCACTCGCCGACCCGGCACGCAGCAAGCGGACGCGATACCAGATCCAGGATTCCGTGTTCCGGTTTTACTTCCGCTATCTCTACGGCCGCGGGGGACAGTACGAACTCTACGGCGAGAACGCCTACGCGGATCTCATCGAACCGGAATTGCCCGACTTCGTCAGCGAAACGTTCGAATCGCTCTGTCACCAGGCGGTGCCGGCGCTTTATGCAGACTACCAGCTTACACAGGTACCAAGCCAGTGGTGGTACAAGGGCCGGGAAGTAGATGTCGTCGCACCAACTGACGAGTCAACGCTGATCGCTGGCGAAGCGAAATTTACCAGTGCCCCCCTCGGCTATGATGTGCTTTCAGATCTCGAAGACGACGTGGAGCACATCGACTGGACACCCACCGGAGGTGGTGAGCCGACGTATGAATTCGCCTTGTTCAGCCGTTCTGGGTTCAAACGCTCGGTCGAGGAAGCTGCAGACGAGCGTGATGATCTTCGTCTCTTCGATCTATCCGATATTGTCGCCGTTCTCGAGAATGGAACCGACCAGTAA
- a CDS encoding DUF2080 family transposase-associated protein — MANRFEIEGEEVLDGEVKPFGNSAHVTVPKRWRGADVKVVRISEPTEQDEE; from the coding sequence ATGGCGAACCGCTTTGAAATCGAGGGCGAAGAAGTTCTCGACGGCGAGGTCAAACCGTTCGGGAACAGCGCCCACGTCACCGTCCCCAAACGCTGGCGTGGCGCAGACGTGAAAGTCGTCCGCATCTCAGAACCCACCGAACAAGACGAAGAATGA
- a CDS encoding RNA-guided endonuclease InsQ/TnpB family protein, which produces MTDAQALVKTLDFQLNIQSDNESLLYDATLEARSVYNETIRLAKQGVDWDTIPDRVADDANLVKNTTQRVVAKALGAMENYYEYDDFGQPSHTKDGAYPLRANYEEGYNLSLTDDGDVAFRISAKPYKHVKGVLKGSDAHLDILKTALTSDEWKIGTAEVLFQDDTAELHVNVTNTEQTVRDKQDSRTVVGVDVNEDNVALTALSKDGVEDTLVIDFPEIKFERHRYFTMRKRVQNAGKDSIHDTLEGREERFVRDRLHKVSRHIVEWSQRFEKPCIVFEDLKEMRDSIDYGTRMNRRLHHLPFRALQFYTSYKASFEGIPTGWIDPEYTSQRCPMCGHTERANRNKKRFKCKDCSHQDHSDRGASVNIAVKGIKKHQDWNVSALNSLPVVRKVRRQASGAVDAPTVTHNAI; this is translated from the coding sequence ATGACCGACGCACAGGCTCTCGTCAAGACGCTGGACTTCCAACTCAACATCCAGAGCGACAACGAGAGCCTGCTGTACGACGCCACCCTCGAAGCTCGCTCGGTGTACAACGAAACCATCCGCCTCGCCAAGCAAGGCGTGGACTGGGACACGATTCCCGACCGCGTGGCTGACGACGCCAACCTCGTGAAGAATACAACTCAGCGCGTCGTCGCCAAGGCTCTCGGCGCGATGGAGAACTACTACGAGTACGACGACTTCGGCCAACCCAGTCACACCAAGGACGGCGCGTACCCGCTTCGTGCGAACTACGAGGAAGGGTACAACCTGTCACTCACCGACGACGGCGACGTTGCGTTCCGCATCAGCGCGAAGCCGTACAAACACGTCAAGGGTGTTCTCAAAGGGAGTGACGCTCACCTCGACATTCTTAAGACTGCGCTCACGAGCGACGAGTGGAAGATTGGGACGGCAGAGGTCCTGTTCCAAGACGACACCGCCGAGTTACACGTCAACGTCACTAACACCGAGCAGACTGTTCGAGACAAGCAGGATTCACGGACGGTCGTTGGTGTGGACGTGAACGAGGATAACGTGGCTCTCACCGCACTCTCCAAGGATGGCGTCGAGGACACGCTCGTTATCGACTTTCCCGAAATCAAGTTCGAGCGTCACCGCTACTTCACGATGCGAAAGCGCGTGCAGAACGCGGGGAAAGACAGCATCCACGACACGCTGGAAGGACGTGAGGAACGGTTTGTCCGCGACCGACTCCACAAGGTGTCTCGGCACATCGTGGAGTGGAGTCAGCGGTTCGAGAAGCCGTGCATTGTCTTTGAAGACCTCAAAGAGATGCGCGACAGTATCGACTACGGCACGCGGATGAACCGACGCTTGCACCACCTCCCGTTCCGCGCTCTTCAGTTCTATACGTCGTACAAGGCGTCGTTCGAGGGGATTCCGACTGGATGGATTGACCCCGAGTACACCAGCCAGCGGTGTCCGATGTGCGGACACACAGAGCGTGCGAACCGAAACAAGAAGCGGTTCAAGTGCAAGGACTGTTCGCATCAAGACCACAGCGACCGTGGTGCAAGCGTCAACATTGCCGTGAAAGGCATCAAGAAGCATCAAGATTGGAATGTGTCTGCTCTCAACAGCCTTCCCGTTGTTCGGAAGGTGCGACGGCAGGCATCGGGGGCCGTGGACGCCCCGACCGTGACCCACAACGCCATTTGA
- a CDS encoding IS630 family transposase (programmed frameshift): MDHLDEFSIEELQDALDNVEGNKPTQRLLAAIAYKNGVTQTELAEWHDTGRRTIYSWLMRLDTDEPLEQAVSDAHRSGRKRKLSESQQEEFEQTVHEPPEEAGIDAPAWTPALVQEFLEETYGVEYSYPSCRRLLKEAGLSYQKPRRTAAEADEDDQEAFHDEIKKKRAEMDATIVCIDQTKKSVQVEPRAAWFPRGTRPSVELSGQRDWTCLLGAITEDGDRFFSRFTEYVTAEHAKHFILALCKEFEEDLIVVLDGAPYFQASAVTDLAARDDLAFVTLPAYSPELNPVEECWRQLQSALSNRFFDSLSELTTAIDTALNQLSLPKVSNYF; encoded by the exons ATGGACCATCTCGACGAGTTCTCCATCGAAGAACTTCAAGACGCCCTCGACAATGTTGAGGGAAACAAGCCGACACAACGGTTGTTAGCCGCGATTGCGTACAAGAACGGCGTAACGCAGACCGAACTTGCCGAGTGGCACGATACCGGGCGAAGAACAATCTATAGTTGGCTGATGCGACTTGATACGGACGAACCACTTGAGCAAGCCGTCTCTGATGCTCATCGATCGGGGAGAAAACGAAAGCTCTCAGAATCACAGCAAGAAGAATTCGAGCAAACCGTTCACGAACCGCCCGAGGAAGCCGGGATCGACGCGCCGGCGTGGACGCCGGCGCTCGTCCAGGAGTTTCTCGAAGAAACCTACGGCGTCGAGTACTCTTATCCGAGTTGTCGGCGGTTGTTGAAAGAAGCTGGACTCAGCTATCAAAAACCACGCCGTACAGCCGCCGAAGCTGACGAAGACGATCAAGAAGCGTTCCACGACGAGATCA AAAAAAAGCGAGCGGAGATGGACGCCACAATAGTCTGCATCGACCAAACCAAGAAATCCGTGCAGGTCGAGCCGCGTGCCGCGTGGTTCCCGCGCGGCACGCGGCCCTCCGTCGAACTCTCCGGGCAACGCGATTGGACGTGTTTGCTCGGCGCGATCACCGAAGATGGTGATCGCTTTTTCTCCCGATTCACCGAGTACGTCACGGCCGAGCACGCAAAACATTTCATTTTAGCATTATGCAAAGAATTTGAGGAAGACTTGATCGTCGTCCTCGATGGAGCGCCGTATTTTCAGGCGTCGGCCGTCACGGACCTGGCGGCCCGTGACGACCTCGCCTTCGTGACATTGCCGGCGTATTCACCTGAACTAAACCCGGTCGAAGAGTGCTGGAGACAACTTCAATCAGCACTTAGCAACCGGTTCTTCGACTCACTATCTGAACTTACAACAGCGATCGATACCGCTCTTAATCAACTCTCGCTTCCAAAGGTGAGCAATTATTTCTAA
- a CDS encoding Gfo/Idh/MocA family protein — translation MTGLAGVTGMVTVTPTGKAIQDNTGQGPPENTPGQGPPENTPPRQGDSVFELADQIDNVRCGVVGLGNRGSGMVSHYDSMYPEKGEIKAICDLRKEAVDDTMDWFDENSEQDPDTYYGSENAYQDLCERDDIDVVFIHTHPQKHAEIAVYAMEQGSHAGVEVPAAITIEECWDLVDTAEKTQQQCIMLENVNYFHEEMWLLNMAQQGVFGDELTYAKGGYIHHLIGHYFFHAYWNNWRARYHYNRKGDLYPTHGLGPIAHYMDILRGDRMEYIVAHDSPETRMTQAAAELSDDHEFAGATDWANGDMATSIIATNEGKQITLQHDVKTTRPYNRHNELAGNKAFHTGYPSELTIDGEFTGQKSGDDGYDQYADEYEHPLWEVAGDLAEEHGGHGGGDWLMVYRLFDAFNDGRPQDMNVYEAATWSSVIPLSEISVEHGSAPVKFPNFTRGEWKKERDLQTMQFETIEEPGV, via the coding sequence ATGACAGGGCTAGCGGGCGTTACAGGAATGGTAACAGTCACTCCAACAGGAAAAGCAATACAGGACAACACTGGACAAGGACCACCGGAAAACACGCCTGGACAAGGTCCACCGGAAAACACACCACCGAGGCAAGGTGACTCCGTATTCGAACTCGCGGATCAGATCGATAACGTTCGTTGTGGCGTCGTTGGGCTCGGTAATCGCGGTTCGGGTATGGTGTCGCACTATGATTCAATGTATCCGGAGAAGGGTGAGATCAAGGCCATCTGTGACCTCCGGAAAGAAGCTGTCGATGACACGATGGACTGGTTCGATGAAAACTCGGAACAGGATCCTGATACCTACTATGGTTCGGAGAACGCCTATCAGGACTTGTGCGAGCGTGATGATATCGATGTAGTCTTCATCCATACTCATCCCCAAAAACATGCTGAGATTGCTGTTTACGCCATGGAACAGGGATCACATGCAGGGGTTGAGGTTCCTGCAGCGATAACTATCGAGGAGTGCTGGGACCTCGTTGACACTGCTGAAAAAACCCAACAGCAGTGCATCATGCTTGAGAATGTCAACTACTTCCATGAGGAGATGTGGCTCCTTAATATGGCACAGCAAGGGGTGTTCGGCGATGAACTGACCTATGCAAAGGGTGGATATATCCACCATCTCATCGGTCATTACTTCTTCCATGCCTACTGGAACAACTGGCGTGCCCGATATCACTACAACCGGAAGGGTGACCTCTACCCAACGCACGGTCTCGGGCCCATTGCCCACTACATGGATATTCTGAGGGGAGATCGGATGGAGTACATCGTGGCTCACGACAGCCCCGAAACTCGTATGACTCAAGCCGCAGCAGAGTTATCAGATGATCACGAGTTCGCTGGCGCAACAGACTGGGCAAACGGTGACATGGCTACGTCAATCATCGCTACGAACGAAGGGAAACAAATCACCCTTCAGCATGACGTGAAAACAACTCGCCCGTATAACCGTCATAACGAACTCGCAGGAAATAAAGCGTTCCATACGGGATATCCGAGCGAACTTACCATCGATGGTGAATTCACTGGGCAGAAGAGTGGAGATGACGGCTACGACCAATACGCCGATGAATACGAACATCCTCTCTGGGAAGTCGCAGGCGACCTCGCCGAAGAACACGGTGGCCATGGGGGTGGCGACTGGCTTATGGTCTATCGACTGTTCGACGCCTTCAACGACGGTCGACCGCAGGACATGAACGTCTACGAAGCGGCCACTTGGAGTTCAGTCATCCCCCTCTCGGAAATCTCTGTAGAACACGGTAGTGCCCCTGTCAAGTTCCCCAACTTCACACGAGGAGAGTGGAAGAAAGAGCGAGACTTGCAGACGATGCAGTTCGAAACAATAGAAGAACCTGGAGTATAG